In a single window of the Scophthalmus maximus strain ysfricsl-2021 chromosome 18, ASM2237912v1, whole genome shotgun sequence genome:
- the LOC118290107 gene encoding transcription factor 24-like isoform X2, with product MAVNPLEGLKTVAVNHQLVSSSMAELRSQQPCAAGSPVSLHRHRQSTHISREPRKWSTCGSRPNSGSGCGSAVQSRMLKSQHSPENAARERSRVRNLRQAFHSLQAALPSVPPDTKLSKLDVLVLATNYIAYLTETLDQGGIAAEHTLPPRSGGYLHPVKKWPMRSLLYCGSMGDLLSGVSANHTPPPGRDGTRPMTPAAAEADRE from the exons ATGGCCGTCAATCCTCTGGAAGGTCTCAAGACGGTCGCGGTGAACCACCAGCTCGTCTCCAGCTCCATGGCGGAGCTGCGGAGCCAGCAGCCTTGTGCGGCCGGCAGCCCAGTATCTCTGCACAGACATAGGCAGAGCACGCACATCAGCCGGGAGCCCAGGAAATGG TCTACGTGTGGGTCCAGGCCAAACTCTGGCTCGGGCTGTGGCTCTGCGGTCCAGTCCAGGATGCTGAAGAGTCAACACTCCCCAGAAAACGCAGCACGGGAGAGGAGCCGCGTACGCAACCTGCGACAGGCCTTCCACAGTCTGCAG gcTGCCCTGCCCTCAGTCCCACCTGACACAAAGTTGTCAAAGCTggatgttctggttctggctaCCAACTACATAGCCTACCTAACAGAGACCCTGGACCAGGGCGGGATTGCTGCTGAGCACACCCTGCCCCCCAGGTCAGGTGGATACCTGCACCCTGTCAAG AAGTGGCCCATGCGCTCCCTGCTGTACTGTGGCAGCATGGGAGACCTGCTGTCAGGGGTGTCAGCCAATCACACGCCCCCACCTGGTCGGGATGGGACACGCCCCATGacccccgccgccgccgaagcagacagagagtga
- the LOC118290107 gene encoding transcription factor 24-like isoform X1, translating to MAVNPLEGLKTVAVNHQLVSSSMAELRSQQPCAAGSPVSLHRHRQSTHISREPRKWVQSTCGSRPNSGSGCGSAVQSRMLKSQHSPENAARERSRVRNLRQAFHSLQAALPSVPPDTKLSKLDVLVLATNYIAYLTETLDQGGIAAEHTLPPRSGGYLHPVKKWPMRSLLYCGSMGDLLSGVSANHTPPPGRDGTRPMTPAAAEADRE from the exons ATGGCCGTCAATCCTCTGGAAGGTCTCAAGACGGTCGCGGTGAACCACCAGCTCGTCTCCAGCTCCATGGCGGAGCTGCGGAGCCAGCAGCCTTGTGCGGCCGGCAGCCCAGTATCTCTGCACAGACATAGGCAGAGCACGCACATCAGCCGGGAGCCCAGGAAATGG GTACAGTCTACGTGTGGGTCCAGGCCAAACTCTGGCTCGGGCTGTGGCTCTGCGGTCCAGTCCAGGATGCTGAAGAGTCAACACTCCCCAGAAAACGCAGCACGGGAGAGGAGCCGCGTACGCAACCTGCGACAGGCCTTCCACAGTCTGCAG gcTGCCCTGCCCTCAGTCCCACCTGACACAAAGTTGTCAAAGCTggatgttctggttctggctaCCAACTACATAGCCTACCTAACAGAGACCCTGGACCAGGGCGGGATTGCTGCTGAGCACACCCTGCCCCCCAGGTCAGGTGGATACCTGCACCCTGTCAAG AAGTGGCCCATGCGCTCCCTGCTGTACTGTGGCAGCATGGGAGACCTGCTGTCAGGGGTGTCAGCCAATCACACGCCCCCACCTGGTCGGGATGGGACACGCCCCATGacccccgccgccgccgaagcagacagagagtga
- the ephx1 gene encoding epoxide hydrolase 1 produces MFTEVLVALAIGGLIYFLLQRSRSQVLKAEDGWWGTGTPPDGEEDITIRPFTVTTSDEELEDLYKRIDQTRPVASLEDSQFHYGFNSQYLEKVVSYWRNDFDWRRQVDKLNQYPHFKTRIDGIDVHYLHVKPKKVPEGTTAIPLIMVHGWPGSFYEFYGLIPLLTEPSDPNDLVFEVVCPSIPGYGFSSAPQKKGFNSVCAASIFHKLMKRLGFQQFYAHGGDWGWLVTTNMAQLEPKTVKGLHVNFAPASKPGLPMILSIMLGRRFPKLFGFTDMDIQGIFPCMQKLVVESIKETGYMHIQATKPDTVGRGLNDSPVGLAAYILEKFSTWTSRDFRNLEDGGLTRKFSLDDLLTNVMIYWVSGCIVPSMRFYKENVGRGLNAPHTKIPVHVPTGFACFPNELIHTPKLWVKQKYSQLVTFSPMARGGHFAAMEEPQLMAEDIQKFTKAVEKKKTQ; encoded by the exons ATGTTCACAGAGGTGCTGGTCGCCCTAGCGATCGGAGGACTCATCTACTTCCTGcttcagaggagcaggagccaGGTTCTGAAGGCAGAGGATGGCTGGTGGGGAACTGGAACACCCCCTGACGGTGAGGAGGACATCACCATCCGCCCATTTACAGTCACCACCAGCGATGAAGAGTTGGAG GACCTGTATAAGAGAATTGACCAGACGCGTCCTGTTGCCTCACTGGAGGACAGCCAGTTTCATTACGGCTTCAACTCCCAGTATTTGGAGAAGGTGGTCTCCTACTGGAGAAATGATTTTGACTGGAGGAGACAAGTTGACAAGCTCAACCAGTACCCCCACTTCAAAACCAGAATTGATG GCATTGATGTCCATTACCTGCACGTGAAGCCCAAGAAGGTGCCCGAGGGAACTACTGCTATTCCTCTGATAATGGTCCACGGCTGGCCGGGCTCCTTCTACGAGTTTTACGGGTTGATCCCCCTGCTGACGGAACCGTCGGACCCGAACGACCTCGTGTTCGAGGTGGTGTGTCCCTCCATACCAGGGTACGGCTTCTCTTCAGCACCCCAAAAGAAAG GCTTCAATTCCGTTTGTGCGGCAAGCATCTTCCACAAGCTTATGAAGCGCCTGGGCTTCCAGCAGTTCTACGCCCATGGAGGAGACTGGGGCTGGCTGGTCACCACCAACATGGCTCAGCTGGAGCCCAA GACAGTGAAGGGCCTGCATGTGAATTTTGCCCCAGCCTCCAAGCCTGGTCTGCCCATGATTTTGTCCATCATGCTCGGCCGCCGCTTCCCGAAGCTCTTCGGCTTCACCGACATGGACATCCAAGGCATCTTCCCTTGCATGCAAAAGCTGGTGGTGGAGTCCATCAAAGAGACCGGCTACATGCACATCCAGGCCACCAAGCCGGACACCGTGG GTCGAGGACTGAACGACTCTCCAGTGGGTCTGGCTGCCTACATTCTGGAGAAGTTCTCCACGTGGACCAGCCGTGACTTCAGGAACCTGGAGGACGGAGGACTCACCAG GAAGTTCTCTCTGGACGACCTTCTGACTAACGTCATGATCTACTGGGTTTCTGGATGCATCGTCCCGTCGATGAGGTTCTACAAGGAAAACGTTGGCAGAGGCCTCAATGCGCCGCACACTAA GATACCAGTGCATGTTCCCACCGGGTTCGCCTGCTTCCCCAACGAGCTGATTCACACGCCCAAACTGTGGGTTAAACAGAAATACAGTCAACTCGTGACCTTCTCTCCGATGGCCCGCGGCGGCCATTTTGCCGCCATGGAAGAGCCCCAGCTGATGGCCGAGGACATCCAGAAGTTCACCAAGGcggtggagaagaaaaagacgcAGTAG